A stretch of Homo sapiens chromosome 12, GRCh38.p14 Primary Assembly DNA encodes these proteins:
- the RPH3A gene encoding rabphilin-3A isoform X2, with translation MSHPSGPYSQASAAAPQPAAARQPPPPEEEEEEANSYDSDEATTLGALEFSLLYDQDNSSLQCTIIKAKGLKPMDSNGLADPYVKLHLLPGASKSNKLRTKTLRNTRNPIWNETLVYHGITDEDMQRKTLRISVCDEDKFGHNEFIGETRFSLKKLKPNQRKNFNICLERVIPMKRAGTTGSARGMALYEEEQVERVGDIEERGKILVSLMYSTQQGGLIVGIIRCVHLAAMDANGYSDPFVKLWLKPDMGKKAKHKTQIKKKTLNPEFNEEFFYDIKHSDLAKKSLDISVWDYDIGKSNDYIGGCQLGISAKGERLKHWYECLKNKDKKIERWHQLQNENHVSSD, from the exons ATGAGCCACCCCTCCGGACCCTATTCCCAAGCATCTGCAGCTGCCCCCCAGCCTGCTGCAGCCCGCCAGCCACCACccccagaggaggaggaagaggaagccaACAGCTACGATTCGGATGAAGCAA CCACCCTGGGTGCCCTGGAATTCAGCCTTCTCTACGACCAGGACAACAGCTCCCTGCAGTGCACCATCAttaaggccaag GGCCTGAAGCCCATGGATTCAAACGGCTTGGCTGATCCCTACGTTAAGCTGCACCTCCTGCCGGGAGCCAGCAAG TCCAACAAGCTTCGTACAAAAACTCTGCGGAATACCCGGAACCCCATCTGGAATGAGACCCTCGTGTATCACGGCATCACCGATGAGGACATGCAAAGGAAGACCCTCAG GATCTCCGTCTGTGATGAGGACAAATTTGGCCACAATGAATTTATTGGTGAGACCAGATTCTCCCtcaagaaactgaagcccaacCAGAGGAAGAATTTCAACATCTGCCTGGAGCGAGTGATTCCT atgAAACGTGCTGGGACCACCGGGTCAGCCCGAGGCATGGCCCTTTATGAGGAAGAG CAGGTGGAGCGTGTTGGTGACATCGAGGAGCGTGGCAAGATCCTGGTCTCCCTCATGTACAGCACACAGCAGGGAGGCCTCATTGTGGGCATCATACGCTGCGTGCACCTGGCTGCCATGGACGCTAATGGCTACTCAGACCCATTCGTCAAGCT CTGGCTGAAACCGGACATGGGAAAGAAGGCCAAACACAAGactcaaattaaaaagaaaaccttgaaTCCCGAATTCAATGAG GAGTTTTTCTATGACATCAAACACAGTGACCTGGCAAAGAAGTCACTGGACATTTCAGTCTGGGACTATGACATCGGCAAGTCCAATGATTACATCG GAGGCTGCCAGCTGGGGATCTCTGCCAAGGGAGAGCGCTTAAAACACTGGTACGAGtgtctgaaaaataaagacaagaagaTAGAGCGCTGGCACCAGCTACAGAATGAGAACCACGTGTCAAGTGATTAG